A window of Halostella salina contains these coding sequences:
- a CDS encoding carbohydrate ABC transporter permease, whose product MSTEQPTDGPGRESRRSGPLVSAVRWMENLGDTGFAYLLLTPVFLILGAVALYPLLATFEMSLHADATGRVGEFVGFQNYVELFNGEKDVWLGGANFLPEGSWLSISNLLGSAVGVTLIFTIVSVFFETIIGFGQALILDQDFRGRRWVRVAIIIPWAVPIVIQGMIFYLMFRPGIGFATAPLADMGLLAAQNTLNDPASAMFIIIVADIWKTSAFMALLILAGLQSIDRSLYDVAKVAGASKWQQFRMITLPLILPTVGVAVLFRTVAAMRVYGVIDTVSSCQVVPSLSCMVVQTFSSPPRYATSATIAFVTAAIIGVAVSVIIVQQAREGI is encoded by the coding sequence ATGAGCACGGAACAGCCTACGGACGGGCCGGGGCGTGAATCCCGCCGGTCGGGGCCGCTCGTCTCGGCAGTCCGCTGGATGGAGAACCTCGGGGACACCGGGTTCGCGTACCTGCTGTTGACCCCCGTGTTCCTCATCCTCGGGGCGGTCGCGCTGTACCCGCTGCTGGCGACGTTCGAGATGTCGCTGCACGCGGACGCAACCGGCAGGGTCGGCGAGTTCGTCGGGTTCCAGAACTACGTCGAACTGTTCAACGGCGAGAAGGACGTGTGGCTCGGCGGCGCGAACTTCCTCCCCGAGGGGTCGTGGCTCAGCATCAGCAACCTGCTTGGCAGCGCCGTCGGCGTGACGCTGATCTTCACGATCGTGAGCGTGTTCTTCGAGACGATCATCGGCTTCGGGCAGGCGCTCATCCTCGACCAGGACTTCCGCGGCCGGCGGTGGGTCCGGGTCGCGATCATCATCCCGTGGGCCGTTCCGATCGTGATCCAGGGGATGATATTCTACCTGATGTTCCGCCCCGGCATCGGCTTCGCGACCGCACCCCTCGCCGACATGGGGCTGCTCGCGGCGCAGAACACGCTGAACGACCCGGCGAGCGCGATGTTCATCATCATCGTGGCCGACATCTGGAAGACGTCGGCGTTCATGGCGCTGCTCATCCTCGCCGGGCTCCAGAGCATCGACCGGAGCCTCTACGACGTGGCGAAGGTCGCCGGCGCGTCGAAGTGGCAGCAGTTCCGGATGATCACCCTGCCGCTCATCCTGCCGACGGTCGGCGTCGCGGTGCTGTTCCGGACCGTCGCAGCGATGCGCGTCTACGGCGTGATCGACACCGTGTCGAGCTGTCAGGTCGTGCCGTCGCTGTCGTGTATGGTCGTGCAGACGTTCAGTTCGCCCCCGCGGTACGCGACGTCGGCGACCATCGCCTTCGTCACCGCCGCGATCATCGGGGTCGCAGTGTCCGTGATAATCGTGCAGCAGGCACGGGAGGGGATCTGA